A section of the Bacteroidales bacterium genome encodes:
- the glgP gene encoding alpha-glucan family phosphorylase — translation MSTNLLKPDYIFETSWEVCNKIGGIHTVISTKALTLVNEYKSNYILIGPDVWRDTSSNPEFIEDAQLFKSWKIKAGEEGLHIKVGRWNIAGSPIAVIVDFQSFTPKKDEIFAKFWETYKLDSLSGQWDYVEAALFGYAAGKVIESFVHFHLTIRDTVVVHFHEWMTGMGLLYLRMNMPQVATIFTTHATVLGRSIAGNLLPLYGPMDSYNPEMKANEFNVTSKHSLEKLAAFHANCFTTVSEITGKECSHFLSKDVDVVTPNGFEDSFVPQDDEYTNGRKAARDKMKDVAKALFGKISDNPMFVGISGRYEFKNKGIDLFIKSLGELKAKNTLEREVIAFVLIPANHYGPRKDLQNILSHPGEQNNDGKILSHNLHDPETDPILKEINNAGISNAIDDKIKVIFVPCYLNGSDGIFNLTYYQLLIGLDLSVFPSYYEPWGYTPLESVAFHVPTVTTTLAGFGLWVKDNNATGNDAVHVIKRDDYNDSEVVSNVSETILAISRLDENGEKKKREDAFNASRIALWSNFIIYYKEAFDVALRDVQEIVIQYSPNKELIEDIPQVDKFHAAYTPKWKRMLINKNIPDKLKPLEELANNLWWCWNDDAEELFKSIDTVAWEESQKNPVVFLELIPYNKMKALEKNPDFMSNLDRVHSRFEEYMKAKESRQDPKIAYFSMEYGLHSSLKIYSGGLGILAGDYLKEASDLNANMVAVGLIYRYGYFQQVISSQGEQMAFHDSQDFTKIPAIPIRDENGNWVTISIVFPGRTLYARIWKVQVGRVDLYLLDTDFEDNIEQDRSITHHLYGGGEENRFKQEILLGIGGIRALRTMGIKADVYHCNEGHAAFIGVERLFEYIHQKKLTFAEALEIVRSSSLFTTHTPVPAGHDSFTEGMLRMYISHYPDKLKISWQQFMGLGKLNASDPNERFSMSYLAANLSQEINGVSKLHGKVSQEIFAPMWPGYLSEELNVGYVTNGVHFPTWTSVEWKRLYEKYFGADFINHQLETDRWDKIYEVPDKEIWQLRNSQRKNMVDYMKDRLRNSVIKAYQNPKYFVDVAERFNKNILTIGFARRFATYKRAHLLFRNLERLSKIVNNPEMPVQFLFAGKAHPADKAGQDLIKMIVEMSKRPEFLGKIVFLQNYDMELASHMVSGVDVWLNTPTRPLEASGTSGEKAVMNGVLHFSVLDGWWAEGYVKDAGWMLPEEAMYEDNNAQDELDAETIYALIENEIAPLYYFRDADDVPTGWVHFIKNSIAKVASNFTTTRMFTDYVNRYYTPLYKRRCDMVKNDYEMAKELSSWKKKVFRSWESIEVLSIKTPDVLKEQIIVGQEYKCEVAIDLNELDPEDIGIEFLIVEMISETGQTKLYDHKEFELAGVSGRTAIYEVSLLPFKTGAFDFGIRMFPKNPALPHRQDFNLVKWI, via the coding sequence TTTGTAATAAAATAGGAGGGATTCATACCGTTATTTCTACTAAGGCATTGACCCTGGTAAATGAATATAAAAGTAACTATATATTGATCGGTCCTGATGTATGGCGTGATACATCGAGCAATCCCGAATTTATCGAGGATGCTCAGTTGTTTAAGTCCTGGAAAATCAAAGCCGGAGAAGAAGGATTACACATAAAAGTAGGAAGATGGAACATTGCTGGTAGTCCGATTGCTGTGATTGTTGATTTTCAGTCGTTCACCCCCAAAAAAGATGAAATTTTCGCAAAATTTTGGGAAACATATAAATTGGATTCGCTTTCCGGGCAATGGGATTATGTCGAAGCAGCCCTTTTCGGTTATGCTGCCGGAAAAGTGATAGAAAGTTTTGTGCATTTTCACTTAACCATCCGGGATACGGTCGTAGTACATTTTCATGAGTGGATGACAGGCATGGGGTTACTTTATTTGCGTATGAACATGCCGCAGGTGGCTACTATTTTCACTACACATGCAACGGTATTGGGACGTTCTATTGCAGGAAACCTGTTGCCGTTGTACGGACCGATGGACTCTTATAACCCTGAAATGAAGGCCAATGAGTTTAACGTAACATCCAAGCACTCCTTGGAGAAACTGGCTGCTTTTCATGCCAATTGTTTCACTACTGTAAGTGAAATAACCGGTAAGGAATGCTCTCATTTTTTGAGTAAAGATGTGGATGTGGTAACCCCAAACGGATTTGAAGATTCATTTGTGCCTCAGGATGATGAATATACAAATGGGCGTAAGGCGGCACGGGATAAAATGAAGGATGTCGCAAAAGCTCTGTTTGGAAAAATCAGCGATAATCCTATGTTCGTGGGGATTAGCGGTCGCTATGAATTCAAAAACAAAGGAATTGACTTATTTATTAAGTCATTGGGCGAATTAAAAGCTAAAAATACGCTGGAAAGGGAAGTGATCGCCTTCGTGTTGATTCCGGCAAATCATTACGGGCCAAGGAAAGACCTGCAAAATATATTGAGTCATCCCGGAGAGCAAAACAATGATGGAAAGATCCTATCCCACAATTTACATGATCCGGAAACCGATCCCATTTTGAAAGAGATCAATAATGCCGGTATATCAAATGCCATTGATGATAAGATAAAAGTAATTTTTGTCCCTTGTTATCTGAATGGTAGCGACGGTATTTTCAACCTGACTTATTACCAGTTATTGATAGGATTGGATTTGTCTGTATTCCCTTCCTATTATGAGCCTTGGGGATATACTCCGCTTGAAAGTGTTGCTTTCCATGTACCGACCGTGACCACTACATTGGCCGGATTTGGATTATGGGTAAAAGATAATAATGCCACCGGGAATGATGCTGTTCATGTAATCAAACGGGACGATTATAATGATTCCGAAGTCGTTTCGAATGTATCGGAGACCATACTGGCAATTTCACGATTGGATGAAAACGGCGAAAAGAAAAAAAGAGAGGATGCATTCAATGCTTCGCGGATAGCATTGTGGTCGAATTTTATCATATATTACAAGGAGGCATTTGATGTAGCTTTGCGTGATGTCCAGGAAATAGTTATTCAGTATTCGCCTAACAAAGAATTGATCGAGGACATTCCACAGGTAGATAAATTTCATGCAGCATATACGCCAAAATGGAAACGGATGTTGATCAACAAGAACATCCCGGATAAGTTGAAACCTTTGGAAGAACTGGCCAATAACTTATGGTGGTGTTGGAATGATGATGCTGAAGAACTCTTCAAATCAATTGATACTGTTGCCTGGGAAGAAAGCCAGAAGAACCCGGTTGTTTTTCTGGAATTGATTCCTTATAACAAGATGAAAGCACTGGAGAAGAATCCGGATTTCATGTCAAACCTTGATCGCGTACATAGCCGGTTTGAAGAGTATATGAAAGCGAAAGAGTCGCGTCAGGATCCCAAGATTGCTTATTTCAGTATGGAATATGGGTTACACTCTTCCTTAAAGATCTATTCAGGAGGTTTGGGAATTCTCGCCGGAGACTATTTAAAGGAAGCCAGTGATCTGAATGCAAATATGGTAGCCGTCGGATTAATATACCGTTATGGTTATTTCCAACAGGTGATCTCTTCCCAGGGAGAGCAGATGGCATTCCATGATTCCCAGGATTTTACCAAGATCCCGGCCATTCCTATCCGCGATGAAAATGGTAATTGGGTGACTATCAGCATTGTATTTCCTGGCAGGACGCTATATGCCCGCATCTGGAAAGTACAGGTGGGACGTGTTGATTTATACCTTTTGGATACTGATTTCGAGGACAATATAGAACAGGATCGCTCCATCACGCATCATTTATACGGCGGTGGGGAAGAAAACCGGTTCAAACAGGAAATATTACTGGGGATAGGTGGTATACGTGCATTACGTACCATGGGGATCAAAGCAGATGTGTATCATTGCAATGAAGGACATGCCGCATTTATCGGGGTGGAACGTTTGTTTGAGTACATTCACCAAAAGAAACTCACTTTTGCGGAGGCACTTGAAATTGTCCGTTCTTCATCATTGTTTACCACGCATACACCCGTTCCCGCTGGGCATGACTCATTTACCGAAGGAATGCTGCGTATGTATATTTCCCATTATCCGGATAAGTTGAAGATATCATGGCAACAATTCATGGGATTGGGAAAACTGAATGCTTCCGATCCTAATGAGCGTTTTTCAATGAGTTATCTGGCTGCTAACCTATCACAAGAGATAAACGGAGTAAGTAAGTTGCATGGAAAAGTAAGCCAGGAAATATTTGCTCCGATGTGGCCGGGTTACCTTTCAGAAGAATTGAATGTCGGATATGTAACCAATGGAGTACACTTTCCTACCTGGACATCAGTAGAATGGAAGCGGTTGTATGAAAAATATTTTGGGGCTGATTTTATCAATCATCAGTTGGAAACTGACCGCTGGGATAAAATCTATGAAGTCCCTGATAAAGAGATCTGGCAATTACGTAACTCTCAACGGAAGAATATGGTCGATTATATGAAAGACCGTTTACGTAATTCCGTGATCAAAGCTTATCAGAATCCCAAATATTTTGTTGATGTCGCAGAACGGTTTAACAAAAATATCCTGACCATTGGGTTTGCCCGTAGGTTTGCTACATATAAAAGGGCACATCTGCTTTTCCGTAACCTTGAACGGTTATCTAAGATTGTCAATAACCCGGAAATGCCTGTACAGTTTTTATTTGCGGGTAAAGCACACCCTGCCGATAAAGCGGGGCAAGACCTGATCAAAATGATTGTTGAGATGTCCAAGCGTCCGGAATTTCTGGGTAAGATTGTTTTTCTCCAGAATTATGACATGGAACTGGCCAGCCATATGGTCTCAGGTGTTGATGTATGGTTGAATACCCCCACCCGTCCCTTAGAAGCTTCGGGAACGAGCGGAGAGAAAGCGGTAATGAACGGTGTGTTGCATTTTAGTGTACTTGACGGATGGTGGGCAGAAGGATATGTAAAAGATGCCGGATGGATGCTTCCCGAAGAAGCAATGTATGAAGATAACAATGCTCAGGATGAATTGGATGCTGAGACCATTTATGCATTGATTGAAAATGAAATAGCCCCGTTATATTATTTCCGGGATGCGGATGATGTTCCTACGGGATGGGTACATTTTATTAAAAATTCAATTGCAAAAGTCGCTTCTAATTTTACAACAACCCGTATGTTCACGGACTATGTAAACCGCTATTATACACCTCTCTATAAGCGGAGATGTGATATGGTAAAGAATGACTATGAAATGGCGAAAGAATTATCTTCCTGGAAGAAAAAAGTATTCCGTAGTTGGGAAAGTATTGAAGTTCTTTCCATAAAAACACCGGATGTGTTGAAAGAGCAAATTATTGTAGGGCAGGAATATAAGTGTGAAGTTGCCATTGACCTTAATGAATTGGATCCTGAAGATATTGGAATAGAGTTTTTGATCGTAGAAATGATTTCTGAAACAGGACAAACAAAACTATATGATCATAAAGAATTTGAGCTTGCCGGAGTCAGCGGTCGCACAGCCATCTATGAAGTTTCACTATTGCCTTTCAAAACCGGTGCTTTTGATTTTGGGATAAGGATGTTTCCTAAAAATCCCGCATTGCCGCATCGGCAGGATTTCAACCTCGTTAAGTGGATTTAA